The DNA sequence GCCCTGTTAATAATAGTCTTTACCTTTTTCTACACAGCTATTACAATTCCTATAAATCAAATGGCTGATGATTTAAAAAGAAATGGAGGATTAATTCCACGTGTAAAACCAGGTAAAGAAACAGCTGATTATTTAGATGATGTTTTATCTAAAATTACACTACCTGGAGCTATTTATTTAGCTCTTATAGCAGTTCTTCCTGCAATAGTTAAAATTATCGGTCTCACCGCAACCGATAAATTTGCTTTATTTTTTGGTGGAACTTCTTTATTAATTATGGTAGGTGTATTATTAGATACTGTACAACAAATTAATACTTATTTATTAAACCACCATTATGATGGTTTAATGCAGTCAAGATTAAGTAGAAATCCGAATTAATATATGGCAAAACAAAAACATATAGAACAAGACGGAACTATTATTGAAGCATTGTCTAATGCAATGTTCAGAGTAGAATTAGAAAATGGCCACATTTTAACCGCACATATTTCTGGTAAAATGAGGATGCATTATATTAAACTATTACCTGGAGATAAAGTACGGTTGGAAATGTCACCCTATGATTTATCAAAAGGAAGAATAACTTTCAGATATTAAAATAGAAAGAAAAATGAAAATTAGAGCATCACTTAAAAAAAGAAGTTCAGATGATATTGTTGTAAGACGTAAAGGTCGTCTATACATTATAAACAAAAAAAATCCTAAATTTAAACAAAGACAAGGTTAATACTATGGCTAGAATTTCCGGTGTAGATTTACCAAAAAATAAAAGAGGAGTTATAGGCCTTACCTATATTTACGGTGTTGGTAAAAGTACTGCAGCTAAAGTTTTAAAAGATGCAGGAATTAGTGAGGATAAAAAAGTTTCTGAATGGAATGACGATGAAGTTAATGCTATCAGAAAATTCATTTCCGAAAACGTTAAAGTAGAAGGAGAATTACGTTCTGAAATTCAATTAAATATTAAACGTTTAATGGATATTGGATGTCAGAGAGGTATCAGACATCGTCTAGGTTTACCACTTAGAGGTCAAAGAACCAAAAATAATTCTCGTACAAGAAAAGGTAAAAGAAAAACTGTAGCTAATAAGAAAAAAGCCACTAAATAATAAATAGAAACATGGCAAAAACAGCATCAAAAACAGCTAAAAAAAGAAAAGTTAAAATTGAAGCAGTAGGAGAAGCTCATATCCAAGCCTCATTTAATAATATTATTATCTCTTTAACAAATAAAAACGGAGAAGTAATATCATGGGCATCTGCTGGAAAAATGGGTTTTAAA is a window from the Apibacter sp. B3706 genome containing:
- the infA gene encoding translation initiation factor IF-1, with product MAKQKHIEQDGTIIEALSNAMFRVELENGHILTAHISGKMRMHYIKLLPGDKVRLEMSPYDLSKGRITFRY
- the ykgO gene encoding type B 50S ribosomal protein L36, producing the protein MKIRASLKKRSSDDIVVRRKGRLYIINKKNPKFKQRQG
- the rpsM gene encoding 30S ribosomal protein S13, whose amino-acid sequence is MARISGVDLPKNKRGVIGLTYIYGVGKSTAAKVLKDAGISEDKKVSEWNDDEVNAIRKFISENVKVEGELRSEIQLNIKRLMDIGCQRGIRHRLGLPLRGQRTKNNSRTRKGKRKTVANKKKATK